The genomic window tttgtctgtctgtctgtctgcctgcctgctcctctctctctctctctcggttttTCGCCTTTCAGTTTTTAAATCTTATGTCATTTTCATTCTTGGTCATGTGCCTAGTCTTTCTCTGTACATATTTGTATGCTTTTGGTTTTGGTTGTATTCATTTTTTGTTCAGTTAATGTTCAGGTTAATTACGACAAAGAGAACAATTCTGCTTATTTGTGAGTTCATCTTGCCGATATTTGTTCCCAATTCCATGAATTCGCTTATTACACTTCTATCTTTATATCAACCCGTACGTGGAATGCAATCAGATAGACGGATATCTGAATATGTTTTTGGTATGTTCTACTTCACTGTATTTTTGCATGAATACACAACCTACCGTCATAGATATGATGTGTTGTTTTCATGCCGGATCTAATTTCAATCATTTCTACATGAAGACAATTAGTCTTCATAGTGATGGAACCTGCTTAACATTAATAGTCGACAGGTGTGGTTCTCGcgtgttgttgtatttttcctGAACAAGATCTCTGCACCTATACTTGTACTTTAAAacaccctgccccccccccccccccccccttgttcaTGATGTTACCTTGTCTTATACTTGCTTTGCTGGTCATATTTACATTACTTAGTCTTCTGCTGTGTAAGCTTAGTAGTGTTTTGTGCTCCTCAGACTTTAGATTCTTTCTGTGGTTCGTGTGTATCATTATAGACTTTTTCTTGGTGTAACTGTAAGTAAACAAAATAGATTGTTCTCAGCCTCTGTTCATTTTCTTTCATATTTTCCAGCATGTTAAAACACTCCCAGAGTAGAAGAGACAAGGTTGAATATTGGATTGAGTGAACCTGTGCTCTACCCagcagtctttctctctttttatgtgctacagtggaacccccgtgttaagactccctcctttttaagaccttgttttctcaaactttctgtttataacctctaaccttgaatggttgaaaacgacgttaaacaccaaagaaagaaagaaagaaagtttacaacctctgtaaaattaccaccgttttaagactccctcttttttaagaccttgttttctcaaactttctgtttataacctctgtaaaattaccaccattttaagactccctcttttttaagaccttgttttctcaaactttctgtttataacctctgtaaaattaccaccattttaagactccctcttttttaagaccttgttttctcaaactttctgtttataacctctataAAATtaccaccattttaagactccctcctttttaagaccctattttttcagttttgtgaaggtcttaaaaggggtgttccactgtagtaacTAAGTAAGTGAGTGTTTGTGAATGCTCAATTTATTTGAGCAGAATGCACTCCAAACACTTTTCATTCTTGTCTGTGCGTTTTCTGTATGCTGTACAAAAAGCTAATGAAACAAGTAACGCTCAAagtcaaacgcacacacacacacttaatgaTTACATGTAGTACATGTGTGTACACACATATTCAGATAAATTCACGAAAAGTGCAAGTTTGTTTAATTCATACACATTGTAATAGTCCAACAAGCTTTCTTCCTCTGGAACTtttccacaaacacacatgtgaCAAGATACTTTTTGTCCACAAGTAAAAGGATTGACAATGACACTTGCTTGAAACACGCATCTACCAGCTTCGATGAACTTTGACAGGTATAATACAACTTGTACATTTATCCGTTACTGGATTTGTGCATGTAtgcgtacgtatgtgtgtgcatctgtgtgtgtgtgtgtatacatataGTGAGCAGAAAGTATAAAAACTTGAGCACAACAACTTGTATACATGTACTGTTACACATTCACTCCAATTAATGAGCAAATAACACTGTTTATAAGCATAGGAACAAAGAGGAACAAAGATAAGTTTATCTGCATCTGCATTATTTACACATTTTGCTGAGATCTGCTACGAGGACTGACAACATTGAAAACTTGGTCTGTTTTGGCAAAATCCAGTAAGTCAGTGGTGAAAGAAGAACTTTGTTCCAAAAGGGTTCCTGCATTCAGCAGTCATGAGATCTTATTATGGATTGTGAGATAGAAATGTTCCATAAAAACATGACACTCACACACGAAAGTCAGTGACTGGAGACTTCTTATAAATTTCCCATACTTCTGCGAGATTGATGTTTCCAAATATCTCCTGTTTAGGAGATAAAAACGTGAATTCCATTTGAGCAGAATTAATTAATCTGTCAAAATCACGGTTGTCTCATCACTAGATCGTACCGTAGAAACAGTAGGATAGGAATGCTGGCCCCAAGATCAGAACACTATGCGCTGTTTGACTCTCCAAAAGTCTCATCCGTACGGCCTGGTTCAGCAATGACGTCAGACGTACAGCTGCCTGTTTCTTCCCGATTTAAAGATGTGCTGCTTGAATCTCCAAATCTACCTGATGATCCTCCTTGTAATGGTTCACTGCAATACGCTGGTTTCTGAACGCAGTCCTCTTGTTCTGTTTTATCACCAATGTGTGATTTCTCTCTGTGGCTGTTCAGTCTGAACTGATCCACAAAAACTGTTCCACAAACCGAACAGGGGAGTAACTTGTCACTGTGCCATTTCTTCCTGTGGTACACATAGCTGCTTACGCATGTGAACCTTTTCCCACAGTCTTCACACACATGTGGTTTCTCTCCCGTGTGAATTCTAGTGTGTTTCCTTAAGTAGTCTTGGCGGCCAAACTTGGCTGGACAGAAAGAGCATTGAAAGGGTTTCTCGCCAGTGTGAACCCTCATGTGGGTTTCGAGTTCTTTTGTAGTGTGATATCGTAATCCACAATGGCTACACTCTTTTGACTTTTGCTTCAAATGCTGTCTCTTATGCTTATCATGATAGAACTTTGTCTTGAACACATGGCCACAGATGCTGCACTGAAACTTTAACCCCAAGTGGTGGCTCTGTATGTGCATCTTTAGTACGAATTCTCTGTGGAACTTGGCCCCACAGATTTCACACTGCTTCTTCTTTTCCCCGTGAGTCTGCTGATGAGACACCAAGAGTTGCTTTTTCTTGAAACTAGCATCACACACTGAGCAGGAGAAAGGCCTAACGTCACTGTGAACTGACAAATGGGCCGACAGTCCTGCCCGAGACATGAAACATTTTCCACACTGTGGACAAATACTCTTCTGACTTTTCTCACTGTGGGCTTTCTTGTGAGCTTTTATTTCACTTCTTAAAACAGATTCGCCACATCGCTGACATTTTGTCAAACGCTGGTCATCTGTATGAATGAGCTGATGGCTGTTAACCTGGCAGCGCGAGATAAAAACTGTACCACAGACGGAGCAGGTTTCTTTGCCTGGTGGTATAACTGCATGCAGGTGCAGATCCTTGTACTCAGAAAATTCCCCCTGGCAAAGATTGCAAACATGTTTGCCCTCATTGTCAAGTGTGTAAGCATGGGTGATTAGATGCTCCATATAAAAGTCTTTTCTGCCAAACACCAGATCGCACTTAGAACAGCAGTGCAACATTTCTTCTTTGATTTTCAGCAGCAGTTCAATGGATTTAGAGTCCAGTTCAGTTCGTGGCGATGGCTTATCTCCCTTTGGGTTTAGGCAAGGGTTGTCTCCTCGGCCCTTGCGGTGACGGCCAAAATCTGCGGAAGTTTTACAAACGGTGTTGCATTTAAAACAGGTGTAATGCGAGTACAAGCGAGCTTTGGTGTCAAGTCGTATGTGAAATTTCCCTTCCATGAACTCATCTAGGGTGTACTCTTTTCGGCGGGTATAATTCACCTTTTTCTGCCTCCGTGCTCGTTTGGAAAAAGAGGCGCCCCTTTCTTCATCCTTGTCATTCAAGGAACCCTCTTCACCCTCAGAACCCTGCTTATCATCTTCATGGGAAAATTTCACATTCAAAGCAGACTTTCTTTTTGTACGAGGAGAATCAATGTCTCCTGATCCCTTCACCCATCTTCTGAATTGCTCTTCGCTAACATTATCATCACAATTTGGCTTTTCCATGTGATTCTTGAAGGCAGATTTCAAGGTGAAGACCTTTCTGCACTGAGAGCATGTGTAGCTCGAGTAGTACTTGTACGCACCATACTGCTTGCGTGGCTCACCATAAATGGCATACTTTCCTGTCCACTGGCCAATTTTGTCTTTATTATTTCTAATACAGCAACCATCGGGTCTGCTCAATCTCACTTCATTTGGGTCAGTGTGGGTTGCCGACAAAGGCATGTCACATTTATGCAGCACCACAACTGCAGTTTTggttttgttctttttgctATGAGTCTCTGAACATACCTTTTGAGTTGGTGCAGTGCTTGTAAGGTCTTGTGTGCTTGGTTTCTTACTCTCTTGCCTGTCATATTCCTGTTCAAAACTCATCTCAATATCTGAATCCCCTGCACCTTCGTCATTAAAGGTTTCCATATCCAAACCACCATCTGAGCCTTCGTCTCTGTCAGATGTTGGCCGCCTAAGCAAGGGTTTATGAAGAGGAGACTTTGAAGTCCCCCTTTCTTGTAAAGACAGCCCCATCCGCGAAGCTTTTTGCAGGGTTTCAGGTGAGGAGCTATGTAAGTCTTGTTGCGAAGACAACAGCAATGATTGTGATTCCCATGAAGTTGATGGGACTTGTAGAGATGTCTGTGACGAAGGAGAGCTGTAGGAAGAGAGAGGTAAGTAAGGCTGTGGCAGTGAGGGGAAGGCCTGTTCCAAAGACGGCTGTGAACGCAGGCTGGGCTGGGAGAAGGTGTGCGAAGACATGGCTTGCTGTGAAGACACTTGTGACGGCAGCTGACATTTTGAACAGACCAGTGTGAGAAGACTGTTGCAGCGACCACATCGAACACCTTGATGAGTAGCATCCTCTCTGTCGCTGAAGCACCTGTCACAAAGTTAATGCAGTTTAGTGGTACACAAAATGTATATGTACATAGGCATGAAAAGGAGTCTAAAACTGTGACATGCTCAGGAAAACTTTTAGCCTAAAAAGgagacacacaaagaaaggCTAGACAAATCCAGTCACACTTATAAGCTCATAAACACACTATAAGTTCAAAAAGTAGTTTATTTTTAACAAACTAGTAAATTTAAATCCCGGCATATGTACATAACTTGTCACAACGTCACAAACTTCATTTAACCTTACAAGTGCACTATGACAGAAAATAAACATAACCCAAGCAAAAAACCCACATTAAATGACTTTAAAtatcaaaacaacaccaaaaacaaaaatctaacATTATTACACCCGACTAGAGCATTGTGTACATAACCGTCACATCATatcacaaaaatgcaacaaaaaaggTGACAAAAGACGATTTCTGACCCCTCAGTACAAAACACATCTAAAAGAGATAGACACCAGACAGCCACAGCAAGGAGAAATGTAATCACAGAGGATGAAAGGAATAACATCCTTTTTCACTTCATCCGTAAATAATTGCTAAAAAATCGAGATTAAAATAACAATTTAACCACACAGAATGAAACCAACATCAAATATAGTTAGAAATGCTTACAACTATGAAGTTAAAGTGGCAAACAAGCAAAATCCGGTTATAGGGGCtagacaattaaaaaaaaacagcagCAGTCAAACTTTGTTCATAACATCACAGCGTGACATAACCAAAACAGATACATTAAAACAAGAACATTCTGACCCAACAGGCAAACAAATGTATGGACATCTCCAAATAAATGAGAAGAACCCTTAAGAAGTAAAAGTTGTGGATGAAACCACCATAAATCCACTATACAGCAAAAGAAACCTATGTGTACATAACGGCACGCAAAGTCAGAGGATGAAAGTGCCCATATCAGCTAAAAATGGTGCCAAAATAACTGCaatcaacaaatctgagaaagaaattAGTAGCAAAGGGACACAGTTAccattttaaatcaaaaaacaagataaCATATGTAGCAGGTAAGAGATAAGAGggaaaaatacattgtacataaCGCCACACTGAGACACCTAGGATTCTGAGTAATGTATCTTAAACAGATGCACACCTACAAAGGCAGAAATTATAAGAAAACAAATGACACACAGAAGGTACAAATAAAAAAGCAACTAGCAGCCCTGGAACATAAATTCAGATCATCATCAgaaaatgcaagaaaaatgagaaTGTGTACATAACATTACAACAGGAGATTATCTTTCATGCATTGAGTGCTGGTGAGTACTGCTCACTTAGATTTTGTCAGTTGGGAAATGATCACTGTTTATCAACAGACATAGGAACAAGAATACATGAAAAAGTATATAAGTGTAATATGATTGTGAAATAAGTTATCAATTCTGAAGATGGTTAAAACAGGATGTGTAAATAAAAATCTTGAAgctcacaaaaaaagtctggtcTCAGCCATAAGTCTCATGTAGGCTATGCCTCCAGAAAGATTTAGCAGCAAACATGTAAATAAAAGCCCAGTGTTCAAGGGACATCATGTAGCCGTCCTCCTTGAAGACTCGCAGGATGTTGCACACGGgtatacaacaaaaaaacaaaaaaacaaaaaaaaacaaaaaaaaacattttctcTTCCCACAGCCCAATTCCTCAGGAAGACCTCCCAGGCTCCCTCAGCAGTAGCTTTTGTGATCTGAAAGAAAAAACGATTTGCAATTATAGATGCATGTATAGTTTCTGAAATGCTTGCTATAATGTTTGGATTTTACACTATCTGCTATCATCACAGCAAAACGATATGATGTGACGTTATGAACATTTTCAGGGTCATAAAAACAGCTGAATGCAGTCATCTACTGCTCAGCTTTTAATTCTTTtagcaaaaaagaacaagatTTGATCGTAGTAGAGGACTCTCTACTGCACAGCCTTCAGAACAAGATTTCAATAACGTGTACATAATGTCACACGTCACCCAGACAAGCTATCTCGAACTAAAGGCGTGTGAAGTTATGTACACGCAGTCATGGAAGAAAACACGAATCCCACAGAGAAAAGTCTGAATCTCATAACTCGGTCATttacaaagaacaacaaaaaaatgaacCACAAGTCTGAAAGAacgaaaatcaaagaaaatcatTGATAAAAATGGTAAATATTCCGCGCCTAGCCCGAAGACAGTAATCTCATGATGTGACGTTATGAACATCGCACCGTACTTTCTCAACCCACCGTACTTTCTCAACCGATTTCCTAGCCCGTCAGAAAGTCCCTTTCAACGCAGGAACAAAAGAAATCAACATAGTAATGTTTTCCACCTATTTGTACAAAGATTCTATTTGTATTAGCTTAACCATGCATCGTACGTTATCCGTCACGACAACAGCTTCGTATCTGaacaatcaaaataaaatttcttcATTGTGCGTCAGATCGGAGACTTCGTTTAGCGCGCGATATTTTCGACTTGCACTCAACCAtcgttacaaacaaacaaaacacgtctCAAACAGCAATATGACTTACAAAATTGATAAAACTTACCATCATTGTGTACATAACACATTTCAAAGAATCACGACAAAACACTTACCTCCTGTGTTCTCTTATTTCTCGTTCGTTTCAAACGCAGACTTCTTCAAATGAAACTACGATCGCATGGCTGGAAGTCAGTAAACAAagtttgttcacaccccttgtAGAAACGAGTCCATGCGCGGAAGAAAATATAGTACATAACTAACGCGTCACGACGCATCACGCAGTTGGCCGAAAAACCTTTCCCGTACCGCTGTTTATCATTGGATTCGTGTTTTAAACTTATTTTCACACAGAAGAATGATTTTTCATCGaaaatcaacaaaaactttGTTGTTCTAAAAGTTGAGAATGAATGTTGGCTCATTAATACACTCGGCCGGAAAATCACGACAGAGAACGATGTACATTCTAGCCTATGGTAATCTTCCGGTAAGCTCGACTCGGCAAATTTCGGGGCACTTCAAACTTTGCAAGGGAAAGACCGACCATTTCAGAATAGAATCTCCGTATTTTTTCTATATTTTGGACAGTGATCTGACAGTATGGGAAAGTTTGCCGAGCACACTGTACTAGGTGTCACAGAATTGCAACAGATCACCGTCAATAATCACCAACAAAACATCGATTATATTCCGCACACGTGAACCACTTGCTACGGAGTCATGTCCGAGCCGAGAAAAATACCTTCTTCGTCAATGCTCTTCATGTTCACGATTttaaataaacaagaagggcaaagcccatacgactcacatgctttacacatttttcctaccaaaatacatgtgaccttgacccaaggtcaaggtcatccaaggtcatgcaacacaaagctgttaattcaagacataggaagtacattggtgcttattggctctttctaccatgagatatggtcacttttagtggttcactaccttattttggtcacatttcataagggtcaaagtgaccttgaccttgatcatatgtgaccaaatgtgtctcatgatgaaagcataacatgagccccacataatttttaagtttgaaacagttatcttccatagttcagggtcaaggtcacttcaaaatatgtatacaatccaactttgaagagctcctgtgaccttgaccttgaagcaaggtaaaccaaactggtatcaaaagatggggcttactttgccctatatatcatatataggtgaggtattgaatctcaaaaacttcagagaaaatgggaaaaatgtgaaaaatagctgttttttaggcaacatttatggcccctgcgaccttgaccttgaagcaaggtcaagatgctatgtatgttttttggggccttgtcatcatacaccatcttgccaaatttggtactgatagactgaatagtgtccaagaaatatccaacgttaaagttttccggacggacggacggacggacggacgactcgggtgagtacatagactcacttttgcttcgcatgtgagtcaaaaagaagCATCAACAAGAGACCTTTTCCGGAGGttgtatcactttttctgaCTCGACGCCATTTTGTGCCTGTGACCATATATAGCTAGAGGATTACAAAATAATGTAACCGATTTCCCGAAGGACAAGAATCGGCTTTTaaggcaaagccagtcaaactGAAACAGGATTAAGATTTTAGAGCTAAATTAATTGCGCTTTAAAAACTGCTATGGGAATGCAAAGGTTGGCAGgagcagccagaccccatcacaaacagctcCTCCACATCTCACATGAGTGCTGTCTACCAACGCACCAAAAACATTGAGCAACTATAAATAGCTTACGTCAAGACAAGGAGACAATTCAATCAATGCAGAGCAGCTACTTGACAGGGGAGACTACTGCGTCGTGTCACATACGTACAAGTTTTCTTTACAGTGTTAATCTCTGGATGTTGATTTTGTCTGTTTTATTATCATCTTCTATAACTCACTACAAAGGAGCTGAAGAATAACCTCACTCAGTCGACATGAAACGGCAGCGAGTTCCGCTTGAAAATAAGGATACATAAAGTGATTAAACAGTATAATTAACGCTACTTGTAATATAAGTAGTAAAAGACTAAAACAAACTACATGTATTTTAACTCACAGCGATAGGAGGAACCTGCAGACATCTGCATCTGTTGTCAGGCCTTGTGAAGCTCCCACAGTGTGCCAGAGATCCACAACATCATCCTCTATCACCACGATCTGTTTGATGGTCTCCACCTTGCACTCAACTTGACCATCCTCTGGCACCGACATGTCTTGCTGTGCCATTGCACTCTTTATTGGGCACACATGCTGCTGTTCTACTTCCAGTAGACTTGAAAAGCTGTGTCACACACCTGTCAATAGAgtcatgtacatattttgtaAAAGTTTACAAATCAAATGATTTCCATAAACAAAACCCTAGAACAGTGAGTCAGTGACACACTTATATAAATGTTATGCATTGCTTTGCCGTTGAAACTAGACAAAGGCTAGTTTGAACTGGCGTGAGATGAGCTACTTAGACTAGTGGAACCCTTAATGAACAAGGAGCACACAAATTTCCTGGATCGAGAGCAGCCTGACCGTAGGTCAGCTTTAAAACCAGATTGTCCTTATTAGCGTGGGTTTGAATCCCAGGTTTGacaagagatttatttctcagtcaacctTGTGCAGAATCTCTTCGGTGTCCCAATACCCTCGTGTTCACACAtgcgcatgaaaaagatcccaagctcacagcaacattctcagggcttggaaacataaagacacatataatatatataatatatatcatCACTCATCTTCACTCATCATGGTATCTCAATATTTGACGAGACAAGCCTATAAATATTATAATGCTGGCATGTGGAAGAAGACAGCTGCAGtgggcttgttcgagtcaaaataTCACATCATATCCTCAgcatattaccaatacctgtccaaATACAAACCAACTGGTCTGAGAGGACGTATGTTCACTCTAATACTGTAATAGTCAGCCAGTGAACTTCTTTGAATTTGGAACAAAATTATCAGAAGGTATACCGCCGTCAACTTACAGCCTGATCAACGTATGTAACATAACATACCTCAAATCAGAATATAGACATGTGGTCAAGATCTCTGCACTGTATGCAATGTTTCTGTGGCacctcagggccggactaccgggtggggggggggggggggggagagggttatgggggttgcacaccccccccccctaaacatgtacctcacttatttaaaacaatttttattattgtttattttatgccgtttcatgcaaggagcgaccattttcctatctcagaatatgacctacccatcagcttcagggggctctgccccttgactcCGCCAGGGGGatcatccccctggaccaccactggcaacccccccccccccccatcctcttagcctagtccggccctgcacctGTGATAGCAGCTGATcagttgatatatatatatactgcaACCTGTGTTTGAACACCTGTCAGACCAACATGCAGCTATCGGGAGGACACAGCCAGGCGTCAGCAAAAATTAACTTCAGACTGAATGTTTTTCTGCCAATTTCAACCGGTACAATTATCTtgagggagaaaagcatgtGAAGATCTTGCAACTGAAGCAGATTAGTGATGTAATTCGATCGATTTTTACCGTGCGGTCacgtcccttgaataagaaaagaaatattttgCGTTGAAACttatttcaaagtcaaaatactATTCCTCATCACAAATTAGAATCCGGGGGGGGTGGGGCATGGTCCAAAGTTCGATCTGCAGCATTATGGAGGGGAGGGGAATAGTCAGTATTAAGTTTGTGCGAGATAAACAAAGCTGGCTGacggctaccagtaagttcgtcacacggtagattcgtcaccggtcacggtaacttcgccacagtaacttcgccacagtagtccgagcgcggctctctctctctctctctctctctctctctctctctctctctctctctctctctcccacctccttccacccctccctCTGCTCACATTGAGTTTCTCTGCCTCCTTGACAGTGAGGTACGGGTtgaagtcgtgtgtgtgtgttcagtagtgagtgtgtgtgtgtgtgccgctggtgtgtgtgagtgtttgtgcgtgtgtacgtgtgtgtgtgtgtgttttagtgagtgtgtgtgtatgtgcgatggtgtgtgtgagtgtttgtcagtgcgccgtgtgtacgtgcgtgtgtgtgtcgtgtgtgtacgtccgtgtctctctctctctctttctttctctctctctctctctctctctctctctctctctctctctctctctctcagtctctctctctctctcagtctctctcaccaCAGGCCGCTGTTGAGAACtgctcaatgagtagatctcgggttttaaaataacaacgcTCGGACTGTGTCGTCTGAAAACTACTCAGTTGAGAACTGCACAATGAGTACGGATCTCGGGTTTTCAAAtaacctttctctctctccctctctctctctctctctctccctctctctctctctccctctccctctctctctctccctctctcactctctctctctctctccctctctttctctctctctctctctctctccctctctctctctctccctctctctctctctaaaaaatgtgaatcttgaatctctcccacaaatcaaacatctgaaagcataagctctttagcataaacacccgcccacccctgccggtaacttcgtcataggtgacgaatctaccgtgtgacgaacttactggtagcctgGCTGACGTCCTCTCTGTAGGTGCAGCGGTGCAGCGCAGAACACTTGCTTCTTGTGTGTAAACTGTGTCACGACCGTGTTCTCTGGCGACTTTTTCGCGGACTGTTTTGGATCGCAACATTTAGTTTGTTCACGGAATCTATCGATTGCTAAAGTATAATTACCTGTGTCTGACATACGCTTCGTGTTGCCGTGCAGAATCAATTGCCAACAATAAATTTTATGCATGTCAACTTGCTAGTTGCAGTTTTAACCACGCCTTTTTGTCCAAAACTACCGGAATAACACGCaaatcacacaaacactgaccgGGTTATGGAAGATTCCTaaatacctccccccccccccccccccccccctcacaggCCCCAATTTGGactccccctcccaccccctccatTCATCTTGCCGTAAGATTTCCCTTGAGATGGTCTTAGCCCATCTTGAACTGAAAGACCAGCACAACAGCCAGCTTACAAGCCCCGAGTTCAGCCTTAGACCTGTCCTTTGACATTCTGGTTGCGACCACTGACGGCGACACCCTGACCCTACTACAAGCAATAGTTTGTTCTCGCACCTTGCatgtttctttcttgttttccttTCCTTGAGAACCAAATGCCAGTTATTGTCA from Littorina saxatilis isolate snail1 linkage group LG4, US_GU_Lsax_2.0, whole genome shotgun sequence includes these protein-coding regions:
- the LOC138965399 gene encoding zinc finger protein 585A-like translates to MAQQDMSVPEDGQVECKVETIKQIVVIEDDVVDLWHTVGASQGLTTDADVCRFLLSLCFSDREDATHQGVRCGRCNSLLTLVCSKCQLPSQVSSQQAMSSHTFSQPSLRSQPSLEQAFPSLPQPYLPLSSYSSPSSQTSLQVPSTSWESQSLLLSSQQDLHSSSPETLQKASRMGLSLQERGTSKSPLHKPLLRRPTSDRDEGSDGGLDMETFNDEGAGDSDIEMSFEQEYDRQESKKPSTQDLTSTAPTQKVCSETHSKKNKTKTAVVVLHKCDMPLSATHTDPNEVRLSRPDGCCIRNNKDKIGQWTGKYAIYGEPRKQYGAYKYYSSYTCSQCRKVFTLKSAFKNHMEKPNCDDNVSEEQFRRWVKGSGDIDSPRTKRKSALNVKFSHEDDKQGSEGEEGSLNDKDEERGASFSKRARRQKKVNYTRRKEYTLDEFMEGKFHIRLDTKARLYSHYTCFKCNTVCKTSADFGRHRKGRGDNPCLNPKGDKPSPRTELDSKSIELLLKIKEEMLHCCSKCDLVFGRKDFYMEHLITHAYTLDNEGKHVCNLCQGEFSEYKDLHLHAVIPPGKETCSVCGTVFISRCQVNSHQLIHTDDQRLTKCQRCGESVLRSEIKAHKKAHSEKSQKSICPQCGKCFMSRAGLSAHLSVHSDVRPFSCSVCDASFKKKQLLVSHQQTHGEKKKQCEICGAKFHREFVLKMHIQSHHLGLKFQCSICGHVFKTKFYHDKHKRQHLKQKSKECSHCGLRYHTTKELETHMRVHTGEKPFQCSFCPAKFGRQDYLRKHTRIHTGEKPHVCEDCGKRFTCVSSYVYHRKKWHSDKLLPCSVCGTVFVDQFRLNSHREKSHIGDKTEQEDCVQKPAYCSEPLQGGSSGRFGDSSSTSLNREETGSCTSDVIAEPGRTDETFGESNSA